The genomic window NNNNNNNNNNNNNNNNNNNNNNNNNNNNNNNNNNNNNNNNNNNNNNNNNNNNNNNNNNNNNNNNNNNNNNNNNNNNNNNNNNNNNNNNNNNNNNNNNNNNNNNNNNNNNNNNNNNNNNNNNNNNNNNNNNNNNNNNNNNNNNNNNNNNNNNNNNNNNNNNNNNNNNNNNNNNNNNNNNNNNNNNNNNNNNNNNNNNNNNNNNNNNNNNNNNNNNNNNNNNNNNNNNNNNNNNNNNNNNNNNNNNNNNNNNNNNNNNNNNNNNNNNNNNNNNNNNNNNNNNNNNNNNNNNNNNNNNNNNNNNNNNNNNNNNNNNNNNNNNNNNNNNNNNNNNNNNNNNNNNNNNNNNNNNNNNNNNNNNNNNNNNNNNNNNNNNNNNNNNNNNNNNNNNNNNNNNNNNNNNNNNNNNNNNNNNNNNNNNNNNNNNNNNNNNNNNNNNNNNNNNNNNNNNNNNNNNNNNNNNNNNNNNNNNNNNNNNNNNNNNNNNNNNNNNNNNNNNNNNNNNNNNNNNNNNNNNNNNNNNNNNNNNNNNNCCTCGTCCCTGCCCCGCTTTACTGCATCCCTATCTAAATTTTTCTCCTTGTCCCTCCTCCATNNNNNNNNNNNNNNNNNNNNNNNNNNattccctctccctttcccctttgtcccttttcccattccctccctctttttcctctcctcctcccccattccttcccgtcccctttgtctctcccgcattccctccctccttttcctctcctcctcctccatcccaccTCACTAACCTCCCATCAGCAACCAGCCGCCCCACAGCGTCGACGACCAGCTGCACCGACAGCTCGCCCCAGCCTAGCGTCAGCCCGACACCGCCCTCTTGAGCAATGTGGGCGTTCCTTGGTTGGTCGGCGAAGATGGGGAGCAGCAGCATGGGCGTGGCGTGGTACATAGCCTCCTGGGTGCTTAGCATTCCCCCGTGGGTGATGAAGACTTTGACGTTTGGGTGTGCTGGGGGNNNNNNNNNNNNNNNNNNNNNNNNNNNNNNNNNNNNNNNNNNNNNNNNNNNNNNNNNNNNNNNNNNNNNNNNNNNNNNNNNNNNNNNNNNNNNNNNNNNNNNNNNNNNNNNNNNNNNNNNNNNNNNNNNNNNNNNNNNNNNNNNNNNNNNNNNNNNNNNNNNNNNNNNNNNNNNNNNNNNNNNNNGCGATGACCGACAAAGCGCGAGCGGAGAGCACCCACCCAAGATATCTTGCTGGGGAAGCCACCCTCGGATGAGCACGTTCTCCGAGACGCCCTCGAGGTCGCCCTCGTACTTCCACACCACCCTCTGAGGCAGCCTCCTGAAGGCTTGCACGAACAGGTCCCGCCATCGCTCGGGCATGGTGTTCCCGAGGGCGACGGTGCCCAAGCTGAAGTACACGACTCCTGCCGACCCCGCGCCCTCGATCCACTCCTTCAGGTCCTGCGGGGGTTGATTGAGGTTGAACCCAAGGTGCTAacaggttggattttttttttctctcttacaatTTAGAATCCATGTTCTCCTTGACCTGTTTCCGTGACTTCGGCGAAGAATAGGTCTAGATTATTAGCATAGTTGAATTAGCATAATGAGTTCTGATAGTATTCATTCTTAGAACCTTACTGCTGCGTTTAAAACTTAACGAGACGACTGCAGCTGCACACACAGCCGCTGGCCCTTGCTCGCCTTCCACTCACCTGGGGCAAAGGGGACCCCGGGTGGCAGTGCATCGTCCCGATCTCCACCTGCGCGGGCAAGAGGGGCAAGACACGGCCCATCGCGAAGTGGGAGTTGTACAGTGCCAAGCTCAGGTTCCTCTCGAGCTCTGCCAGCGGCGGCACCTTGGGGAAGATTGCCGAGATCTGGTGGCGAAAGGAGGCGTGGGTCAGTCCGCAATTTCTACGTTTGTATTTGCGAGTTTTGCCAAAGCTTGCGGATGTTTTGATTTCGTGTTGCATACGTTTTGGATGCTTATATTCCAAATGTTTGTAAANNNNNNNNNNNNNNNNNNNNNNNNNNNNNNNNNNNNNNNNNNNNNNNNNNNNNNNNNNNNNNNNNNNNNNNNNNNNNNNNNNNNNNNNNNCAGATGATGCTTGCATTCCAAATATTCCCAAAGACCTCGACATCCACACACACCGCActgcaccccaaaaaaaaatcaacaacaacatcgaGTGGGAAAAACACCCACCTCTTGCTGAATCCTCGGCAGTATCACATAATAACGTATAAATCCACTGCAGAGGTGAACAGCCAAGTTGAGGATGCGATGAAGGAAACCCAAGGGCTGAGGGAACTCCACGGGGATAGCAGTCACGTAGGCAGGGTTGAGGACGTTGCCGAGGAGAGAACTCTGCGTGTGATCCATTCCGGAGGCGGAGATGGATATGTAGGGCAAGTCCTGCGCGAAGGGATACACCATCTGGAACGGGAGGCCAAGGATAAAAGGGGTTTGGTCTGTCGCTTGGTAGGACTTGCGGTTATTGTNNNNNNNNNNNNNNNNNNNNNNNNNNNNNNNNNNNNNNNNNNNNNNNNNNNNNNNNNNNNNNNNNNNNNNNNNNNNNNNNNNNNNNNNNNNNNNNNNNNNNNNNNNNNNNNNNNNNNNNNNNNNNNNNNNNNNNNNNNNNNNNNNNNNNNNNNNNNNNNNNNNNNNNNNNNNNNNNGAAGAGGGGATTTATTCTTTGATCCTGAATTATTTCGCACAATAGATTTTTTAAGANNNNNNNNNNNNNNNNNNNNNNNNNNNNNNNNNNNNNNNNNNNNNNNNNNNNNNNNNNNNNNNNNNNNNNNNNNNNNNNNNNNNNNNNNNNNNNNNNNNNNNNNNNNNNNNNNNNNNNNNNNNNNNNNNNNNNNNNNNNNNNNNNNNNNNNNNNNNNNNNNNNNNNNNNNNNNNNNNNNNNNNNNNNNNNNNNNNNNNNNNNNNNNNNNNNNNNNNNNNNNNNNNNNNNNNNNNNNNNNNNNNNNNNNNNNNNNNNNNNNNNNNNNNNNNNNNNNNNNNNNNNNNNNNNNNNNNNNNNNNNNNNNNNNNNNNNNNNNNNNNNNNNNNNNNNNNNNNNNNNNNNNNNNNNNNNNNNNNNNNNNNNNNNNNNNNNNNNNNNNNNNNNNNNNNNNNNNNNNNNNNNNNNNNNNNNNNNNNNNNNNNNNNNNNNNNNNNNNNNNNNNNNNNNNNNNNNNNNNNNNNNNNNNNNNNNNNNNNNNNNNNNNNNNNNNNNNNNNNNNNNNNNNNNNNNNNNNNNNNNNNNNNNNNNNNNNNNNNNNNNNNNNNNNNNNNNNNNNNNNNNNNaaaaaaaaaagtcaacacaacacccacctgattataaaaattatcgaTGAGAACCACATCGAACTGCGTCCTCCTGAGGTAGAGATCCCACACGGCGGGATTTTGATAGAGGTCTCGCGTCATTGCGGGAAGACCCTCCCGCAGAAGCCGAAATATCTCCCAGGGGCGCTCGCGGGAGGAGAACAGCCGGAATTTGTCCTCCTTGAAGTGGTCGAGGCCGTGGTAGATCTCCGTGACGTTCGGGTAGGGCGCCGTCGGCTCGTGGTTCACCAGCAGTTCGACCTGTGAAGAGATAGGGGGTCGTGGGGAGTGAGTCTCGTGGCTCTGGTTCTGGggatgttttgtatgtttttctgtCCCTCTCGCTTNNNNNNNNNNNNNNNNNNNNNNNNNNNNNNNNNNNNNNNNNNNNNNNNNNNNNNNNNNNNNNNNNNNNNNNNNNNNNNNNNNNNNNtatctcctccccccttccccttctcctattttttctttgcacaaaaatgttataaaaaagatTTGTTAATTTATGGCTATTTATGAGAAAAGTATTTCATGATATTGAAATCATGTGCATTGTACTCGATTCGGAAAAACAATTAAATGTTAACTCACTTCTGACNNNNNNNNNNNNNNNNNNNNNNNNNNNNNNNNNAATATCGTCTTTcagaaatgaatagaaaaaattactagattttttttttgttgtatcatcacttaaaaaaataacaacaaaatatttttaccaATACTGAAacgacgaaaagaaaacaaaaNNNNNNNNNNNNNNNNNNNNNNNNNNNNNNNNNNNNNNNNNNNNNNNNNNNNNNNNNNNNNNNGTTACCATTAatttcaaaacaacaacaagatcaNNNNNNNNNNNNNNNNNNNNNNNNNNNNNNNNNNNNNNNNNNNNNNNNNNNNNNNNNNNNNNNNNNNNNNNNNNNNNNNNNNNNNNNNNNNNNNNNNNNNNNNNNNNNNNNNTATCATCActtagaagaataaaaagaaaaacttcttCCCCATTACTTACAAGAATAAATTTCCCGATTACTtaacaagaataaaacaaaataatcttttccattttacttagaagaagaaaaaatacgtttttccctacctttcaaaaaataaaaaaataaatataataaccatcACGTAGAAGAAATATTAAAACGACCAATAAGAACAACATTGTGTATTTACCAAATAACATCCGCTTTTTAATCAAATTTAGGCCTAATATTTCCACTTACCGGATGACTGTNNNNNNNNNNNNNNNNNNNNGTTTAAGTCCGttggaatttacttttttttctattttcaatataatttttttttcttgtgttacttttattatgtttttctttttttttcttttcttatcttactttttttcttatatttctattctttatttctattttcttatatgatttttatcatattgttcttttccccttttttctattttctttatatttcttttattatctatcttttttttttttttttatcttttcaagtCGCGGCTAATTTGCTAGATGTCTNNNNNNNNNNNNNNNNNNNNNNNNNNNNNNNNNNNNNNNNNNNNNNNNNNNNNNNNNNNNNNNNNNNNNNNNNNNNNNNNNNNNNNNNNNNNNNNNNNNNNNNNNNNNNNNNNNNNNNNNNNNNNNNNNNNNNNNNNNNNNNNNNNNNNNNNNNNNNNNNNNNNNNNNNNNNNNNNNNNNNNNNNNNNNNNNNNNNNNNNNNNNNNNNNNNNNNNNNNNNNNNNNNNNNNNNNNNNNNNNNNNNNNNNNNNNNNNNNNNNNNNNNNNNNNNNNNNNNNNNNNNNNNNNNNNNNNNNNNNNNNNNNNNNNNNNNNNNNNNNNNNNNNNNNNNNNNNNNNNNNNNNNNNNNNNNNNNNNNNNNNNNNNNNNNNNNNNNNNNNNNNNNNNNNNNNNNNNNNNNNNNNNNNNNNNNNNNNNNNNNNNNNNNNNNNNNNNNNNNNNNNNNNNNNNNNNNNNNNNNNNNNNNNNNNNNNNNNNNNNNNNNNNNNNNNNNNNNNNNNNNNNNNNNNNNNNNNNNNNNNNNNNNNNNNNNNNNNNNNNNNNNNNNNNNNNNNNNNNNNNNNNNNNNNNNNNNNNNNNNNNNNNNNNNNNNNNNNNNNNNNNNNNNNNNNNNNNNNNNNNNNNNNNNNNNNNNNNNNNNNNNNNNNNNNNNNNNNNNNNNNNNNNNNNNNNNNNNNNNNNNNNNNNNNNNNNNNNNNNNNNNNNNNNNNNNNNNNNNNNNNNNNNNNNNNNNNNNNNNNNNNNNNNNNNNNNNNNNNNNNNNNNNNNNNNNNNNNNNNNNNNNNNNNNNNNNNNNNNNNNNNNNNNNNNNNNNNNNNNNNNNNNNNNNNNNNNNNNNNNNNNNNNNNNNNNNNNNNNNNNNNNNNNNNNNNNNNNNNNNNNNNNNNNNNNNNNNNNNNNNNNNNNNNNNNNNNNNNNNNNNNNNNNNNNNNNNNNNNNNNNNNNNNNNNNNNNNNNNNNNNNNNNNNNNNNNNNNNNNNNNNNNNNNNNNNNNNNNNNNNNNNNNNNNNNNNNNNNNNNNNNNNNNNNNNNNNNNNNNNNNNNNNNNNNNNNNNNNNNNNNNNNNNNNNNNNNNNNNNNNNNNNNNNNNNNNNNNNNNNNNNNNNNNNNNNNNNNNNNNNNNNNNNNNNNNNNNNNNNNNNNNNNNNNNNNNNNNNNNNNNNNNNNNNNNNNNNNNNNNNNNNNNNNNNNNNNNNNNNNNNNNNNNNNNNNNNNNNNNNNNNNNNNNNNNNNNNNNNNNNNNNNNNNNNNNNNNNNNNNNNNNNNNNNNNNNNNNNNNNNNNNNNNNNNNNNNNNNNNNNNNNNNNNNNNNNNNNNNNNNNNNNNNNNNNNNNNNNNNNNNNNNNNNNNNNNNNNNNNNNNNNNNNNNNNNNNNNNNNNNNNNNNNNNNNNNNNNNNNNNNNNNNNNNNNNNNNNNNNNNNNNNNNNNNNNNNNNNNNNNNNNNNNNNNNNNNNNNNNNNNNNNNNNNNNNNNNNNNNNNNNNNNNNNNNNNNNNNNNNNNNNNNNNNNNNNNNNNNNNNNNNNNNNNNNNNNNNNNNNNNNNNNNNNNNNNNNNNNNNNNNNNNNNNNNNNNNNNNNNNNNNNNNNNNNNNNNNNNNNNNNNNNNNNNNNNNNNNNNNNNNNNNNNNNNNNNNNNNNNNNNNNNNNNNNNNNNNNNNNNNNNNNNNNTTTTCTTTTTTATCTCNNNNNNNNNNNNNNNNNNNNNNNNNGCGTGGTTTATTTTCTGGNNNNNNNNNNNNNNNNNNNNNNNNNNNNNNNNNNNNNNNNNNNNNNNNNNNNNNNNNNNNNNNNNNNNNNNNNNNNNNNNNNNNNNNNNNNNNNNNNNNNNNNNNNNNNNNNNNNNNNNNNNNNNNNNNNNNNNNNNNNNNNNNNNNNNNNNNNNNNNNNNNNNNNNNNNNNNNNNNNNNNNNNNNNNNNNNNNNNNNNNNNNNNNNNNNNNNNNNNNNNNNNNNNNNNNNNNNNNNNNNNNNNNNNNNNNNNNNNNNNNNNNNNNNNNNNNNNNNNNNNNNNNNNNNNNNNNNNNNNNNNNNNNNNNNNNNNNNNNNNNNNNNNNNNNNNNNNNNNNNNNNNNNNNNNNNNNNNNNNNNNNNNNNNNNNNNNNNNNNNNNNNNNNNNNNNNNNNNNNNNNNNNNNNNNNNNNNNNNNNNNNNNNNNNNNNNNNNNNNNNNNNNNNNNNNNNNNNNNNNNNNNNNNNNNNNNNNNNNNNNNNNNNNNNNNNNNNNNNNNNNNNNNNNNNNNNNNNNNNNNNNNNNNNNNNNNNNNNNNNNNNNNNNNNNNNNNNNNNNNNNNNNNNNNNNNNNNNNNNNNNNNNNNNNNNNNNNNNNNNNNNNNNNNNNNNNNNNNNNNNNNNNNNNNNNNNNNNNNNNNNNNNNNNNNNNNNNNNNNNNNNNNNNNNNNNNNNNNNNNNNNNNNNNNNNNNNNNNNNNNNNNNNNNNNNNNNNNNNNNNNNNNNNNNNNNNNNNNNNNNNNNNNNNNNNNNNNNNNNNNNNNNNNNNNNNNNNNNNNNNNNNNNNNNNNNNNNNNNNNNNNNNNNNNNNNNNNNNNNNNNNNNNNNNNNNNNNNNNNNNNNNNNNNNNNNNNNNNNNNNNNNNNNNNNNNNNNNNNNNNNNNNNNNNNNNNNNNNNNNNNNNNNNNNNNNACTAACAAACTATAGCATTTNNNNNNNNNNNNNNNNNNNNNNNNNNNCACACAGTGACCTGACCTTGTGACCTCGATCCGCCAGCGCTCTCGCCAAGGTCAAGAAGATGGTCCTGTGGCTGCGGGAAGACAAGGGCAGCAGCATCAGGATCTTGTAGGAGGTCTTCGGGGGGTCAAAGGTCAGGGCCGAGCAGGAGgaggtcatcgtcatcgtcattgtcatcgcgAGGAGGATCGGGAGCAGGATTTGTgatttagacattttttttttcttttcttttcttttctttttctttttctagctttttttttaatctatcttttttttctttttttttctttttttctttttttctttttttctttctctgtttcttttttttcttttttttttcttttgttctcttttctttcttttgttctttcttttcttcttcttcttcttcttcttttccttttttttctttctttctttttaacacttccgtttttccctctttttttgttttgtggttgttttatgttttcttctgttctttttatttctccttttgtgATTATCTTACGTCGCGAAGAACCAGAGATCACAGCGAAAGAAAGATTCAAAGGCCAAATATCACTAAGGAAAAGGTTCAAAAGGTCACACGAACGAAAAAGGTCACAGAACGAAAAGGGTCATTTAGNNNNNNNNNNNNNNNNNNNNNNNNNNNNNNNNNNNNNNNNNNNNNNNNNNNNNNNNNNNNNNNNNNNNNNNNNNNNNNNNNNNNNNNNNNNNNNNNNNNNNNNNNNGGTCACAGAGAGAAAAGGGTCACACGAACGAAAAATGTcacacaaaacaaagcaaaaatgtcACACAGGACGAAAAAGGTTACACAAACAAAAGAGatcacacaaataacaaaaaaaggtcaCACGAAAAACGAAAATGTCAAACAgaacgaatttttttttacacaaacaaaaaaaggtcacacaaaacaaaacaaaacaaaaaaatacacagaacGAAAAAAactttacacaaacaaaaaaaaagatcccacaaacaacaaaaaggtcacactaaaaacaaaaaaaggtcactcaaaacaacaacaacaaagtcacACAGACCGAAAAGGGGCCTCAGCGCACACTCCGCCGCCCACAAACCACGGCCGGCGAGGAAAGGAGATCCCAGCGCCCACGCCCGCNNNNNNNNNNNNNNNNNNNNNNNNNNNNNNNNNNNNCGCAGCGGATAAACGAGGCCACAGGCAGACAGCGAAAGACTGGACCTGTAACTGATAAGGAAAGCAGGTCTGATCTGTAGCCTTTTACTTTACATCCGGTGttacctggagagagagagagggggggagggggttggaaggagagagagagggggggagggggttggaaggagagagagagggggggggggggttggaaggagagaggagggggggggggggtttggaaggaaggggagagagagggggagggggttggaaggggagagagaggggggagggggttggaaggagagagagggggggaggagggggttggaaggagagagagagggggggagggggttggaaggagagagaggggggggggagggggttggaaggagagagagaggggggagggggtt from Penaeus monodon isolate SGIC_2016 chromosome 23, NSTDA_Pmon_1, whole genome shotgun sequence includes these protein-coding regions:
- the LOC119587718 gene encoding UDP-glycosyltransferase UGT5-like (The sequence of the model RefSeq protein was modified relative to this genomic sequence to represent the inferred CDS: added 36 bases not found in genome assembly) → MSKSQILLPILLTMTMTSSCSALTFDPPKTSYKILMLLPLSSRSHRTIFLTLARALADRGHKVELLVNHEPTAPYPNVTEIYHGLDHFKEDKFRLFSSRERPWEIFRLLREGLPAMTRDLYQNPAVWDLYLRRTQFDVVLIDNFYNQMVYPFAQDLPYISISASGMDHTQSSLLGNVLNPAYVTAIPVEFPQPLGFLHRILNLAVHLCSGFIRYYVILPRIQQEISAIFPKVPPLAELERNLSLALYNSHFAMGRVLPLLPAQVEIGTMHCHPGSPLPQDLKEWIEGAGSAGVVYFSLGTVALGNTMPERWRDLFVQAFRRLPQRVVWKYEGDLEGVSENVLIRGWLPQQDILAHPNVKVFITHGGMLSTQEAMYHATPMLLLPIFADQPRNAHIAQEGGVGLTLGWGELSVQLVVDAVGRLVADGRYKANIQAVSSALKDQPETPLERAVFWTEYVIRHRGAPRLRSPAAELTWVEYLMIDIILLFHLLAITLYLLVRHVSRFLCRKAVPQTTTRRKCE